The Nitrospirota bacterium genomic interval AAATCTCTATCTGACATGCCTGTAAGAAGATCATTTTCAAGTGAGTATAAAAGCTGTTCACCGAATCCTCGCTGCACACATATTTCGTCAATATGCTCATGGTCAGAAATATTCTGCTCTCTGGCCACGATTTGTGCAAATTCATGTGCAATGACTGCAGTTGTAATATCATCATCTACACGGTAAAGAACTGATATGGCATATACTTGCTCTTTACTCTCGTAAAGAAACTCAGGAGTAAACCCCAGAATTTTTTTGAATTCCTCAAGCTTGAGTGCCCAGGCTGTTGTAAAGCACATAAGTTCAAAATAAGGTTTTATAAGTGAAACCTTTTCCCTCACATCAGCAAAGTTCTCTCTTACTCTAAGAAAAATCTCGGTTGTCCTGTCTTGCATAATTTAAACCACATCTACTTAGCCAGCTCTCGGCAAAGGGAATATGGGGGTTAAGTAGTTTATTTTGATTCAGAAATTGAGTTGATATTAAGAAGGCGAAAATTTTATTTTTTCTTAAGAACAATTTTATGATTTAAGAGTGATATTTCCTTTATTTCTCCCTCGAAAACCTTCTGTTCTCCGAAAAGGCTTCGCAAATATATTTTGCCTTCTTCAGGCCTCATAATGTCTACACTTTCGAGGTAAAGCAATTCTTTTCCATCTTCATATATATAGGCATTAGCTTCACACATTTTCTTTCTCCTTTCCAAGATCCTTTCTTACTGTCTCAATAATTTTCTCTATCATATGCGGAAGGGGCTCTCTGTCGACCCCTATAATTTCAATACCTTCCTGATTCAGAGGTAATAGTATTTTTTTAGCGTCGCATGATGCAACTGCCTCTGCCATCTTTGGTGTCAATTCCCCTAACATTGCATTTGCAAGGACTATGCTCAAAGGACCTATAATAATATTAAATTTATTTGCATTCCTTACAATAGAATTTTCTCCTGTAGCACCTTTATTCGCTCTTGACTTCATCATGGCTGAAGTTGCAGCAGCATTAGTCCCAAGAGCAAAAATCTCGATTTCATCACCGAATTCATCTTTAAGCCTCTTTACAATGAGACTCCCGATTCCGCCACCCTGTCCGTCAATAACTGCTATTCTGAACACATGATAAGTATAAAAATATATTGTCTACCATGTCAAATTGTAGATTTTTCTTGACTTACTCTTTTAAATACATATAATTAATTAAACAAAAGGATTATTAAGGTGAACAAAAAGTATCCTTTATTTTTTATTTTTACAATCCTTTTTATTCCAGTATTCTTCTTTTATTTTGCCTCAATAGTTCATGCAGAGGAAGTTGATACCATTTATGAACAAACAATTACTAAGGCTGTAAATAAGATAGAAAATCGTGAATATGAAGAAGCAATTCAAGATCTGAGAAATATCTTACAGTCAAGATCTCAAGATGAAGAGGCAAATTTATACCTCGGTATAGCACTCAGCCGGACAGGAAATGAAGATGCTGAGGGAGTTCTGAAAAAAGCACTTTCTTTAAATCCAGAAAATCCGCGAACAAATCTTGAGCTCGGGATACTATATTATAAAAAAGCACTTTTTGATGAGGCAGAAGACTACTTTAAAACTGCAATAACAATCGCGCCAGATACAGAAATATCAGCAAGTGCAAATGAATATCTAAATTCTATCAAACAAAAAGAAAAAACCAAACAATGGGGACTGAGCATATCTGTTGGTGGACAATATGATTCTAATGTTATTCTCAATGCAGAAGATAACCCACTACCTGAAGGAATTTCACAGGAATCAGACTGGAAAGCAGTATTATATCTCAAAGGTATTTATAATTTCGTTATTGGGGGAAAATTTAATGTTCTCACAGGATATAATCTATATCAAAATTTCTATGCCAAACTTTCTGATTTCAATACAACCAGCCATCTGATAAAGCTTGAACCTACTTACAGACTCTCATCAATTATAACATTTAAGGGTCAATATGCTTTTCAGCACGTAAGCGTCGGAGGTGATTCATACGATTATTCACATTCTTTTTCTCCAATGCTTATTTTATCTCAAGGTAAAGGATTCTCTACAATCATTACATATAGATACTTAAAGACACATTTCATGGATACAGAGTTATTTGAAGAAAATTCAGATAGGACTGGTTTCAATAATCTTGTTGGAATAACACAGGAAATTCCATTGGGAAGCTCGGTCAGGTTACAGATTAGTTACCAGTATGATAAAGATTCAACAAGTAAGGATTTCTGGGACTATACCGGTAATAAGGGTTTAATAGGTGTTCAGATTAATTTATTGCATAATCTTATTATAAATCTTTCGGGCGAATACTATAATAAAGATTACGAAGGAATCTATCCTTCTGAAACGATAGAGAGAGAAGATGATATCAGCACAGCATCTTTTTTAATTATAAAAGAATTATCCAATATATTTAGTTTGACAATAGGTCAATTTTATACAAAAAATAAATCAAATATCGATATATTTGATTATGATCGAGCTATAACAAGCTTTTTCATTAATATGAGGTTTTAAATGAAGACTTGTAGATGTATTACAATGACTTTTATTTTAGTATTTATTGCATTATTCATTTATCAAAATGCTGACGCAAAGGTTGACATTGGTTCTTTTGTTGCTATAAGGGGCAAGGCAATAGTAGAAAGAGATAAAAAATCATTTGAGGCTAAACTTAGAGATGGTGTTCTTCTACACGATACTGTTTCAACACTTGAAGCTTCGAGAGTAAAAATGCTATTTATAGATGACAGTGTCCTGACACTTGGCGAGAAATCAAGAGTAATCATCAAAGAATTCGTCTATGGTAAGGAAAAAGGAAATAAATCTGTCGTTAATCTCATTGAAGGAAAAATGCGTTCCATTGTAGGGAAGACAAGTTTTGAGATTCACACACCAACAGCAGTGGCAGCAGCAAGAGGGACAGCTATACTTTCCGAAGCAGGGATAAAAGATGGTAAAAAGTTCACTATTTTTATATGTCTTGAGGGAGAATTTATTGTTAAAAGTTC includes:
- a CDS encoding CooT family nickel-binding protein, with the translated sequence MCEANAYIYEDGKELLYLESVDIMRPEEGKIYLRSLFGEQKVFEGEIKEISLLNHKIVLKKK
- a CDS encoding DUF3842 family protein gives rise to the protein MFRIAVIDGQGGGIGSLIVKRLKDEFGDEIEIFALGTNAAATSAMMKSRANKGATGENSIVRNANKFNIIIGPLSIVLANAMLGELTPKMAEAVASCDAKKILLPLNQEGIEIIGVDREPLPHMIEKIIETVRKDLGKEKENV
- a CDS encoding tetratricopeptide repeat protein; protein product: MNKKYPLFFIFTILFIPVFFFYFASIVHAEEVDTIYEQTITKAVNKIENREYEEAIQDLRNILQSRSQDEEANLYLGIALSRTGNEDAEGVLKKALSLNPENPRTNLELGILYYKKALFDEAEDYFKTAITIAPDTEISASANEYLNSIKQKEKTKQWGLSISVGGQYDSNVILNAEDNPLPEGISQESDWKAVLYLKGIYNFVIGGKFNVLTGYNLYQNFYAKLSDFNTTSHLIKLEPTYRLSSIITFKGQYAFQHVSVGGDSYDYSHSFSPMLILSQGKGFSTIITYRYLKTHFMDTELFEENSDRTGFNNLVGITQEIPLGSSVRLQISYQYDKDSTSKDFWDYTGNKGLIGVQINLLHNLIINLSGEYYNKDYEGIYPSETIEREDDISTASFLIIKELSNIFSLTIGQFYTKNKSNIDIFDYDRAITSFFINMRF
- a CDS encoding FecR domain-containing protein, translating into MKTCRCITMTFILVFIALFIYQNADAKVDIGSFVAIRGKAIVERDKKSFEAKLRDGVLLHDTVSTLEASRVKMLFIDDSVLTLGEKSRVIIKEFVYGKEKGNKSVVNLIEGKMRSIVGKTSFEIHTPTAVAAARGTAILSEAGIKDGKKFTIFICLEGEFIVKSSSPEITGSFLLTPHMMIIVFEGEPLTQPFLAPAGEIERLLKETEIYTELSIPGPAEIIVLPRAITPEGTEGITSTDIPPPFDQQPVGVETGPNTTPVKIDVEFP